A single genomic interval of Flavobacterium sp. N2820 harbors:
- a CDS encoding polyribonucleotide nucleotidyltransferase yields MIPQLFVESIDLGDGRSITIETGRLAKQADGSVVVRIGKTVILGTVVSARKASPGIDFLPLTVDYREKFAAAGRFPGGFFKREARPSDSEVLTMRLVDRVLRPLFPSDYHAEVQVMIQLMSHDEDVMPDALAGLAASAALALSDIPFETLISEARVGRIDGKFIINPSRAQLELSDIDMMIGASRDSIAMVEGEMKEISEKEMVEAIKFAHEHIKVQIDAQERLAAAFGKKEVRTYETEKSDDAIYAKVREAAYDKIYAIASKGSAKHERSAAFDAVKEEVKALFTEEELTENGDLVSKYFYKVNKEAVRNVTLDLGTRLDGRKTTEIRPIWCEVDYLPSVHGSALFTRGETQALATATLGTSREANQIDSPSEQGEEKFYLHYNFPPFSTGEARPLRGTSRREVGHGNLAQRALKNMIPAENPYTIRIVSEVLESNGSSSMATVCAGTLALMDAGVQMIRPVSGIAMGLITDGERFAVLSDILGDEDHLGDMDFKVTGTSEGITACQMDIKIDGLKYEIMEQALAQARDGRLHILGKLTETLAKPNADVKVHAPKIIMRTIPGAFIGALIGPGGKVIQELQKATGTTIVINEVDEQGVVEILGTDPDGIATVLAKIDSIIFKPVMGEAYEVKVIKMLDFGAVVEYTQAPGNEVLLHVSELAWERTENVTDVVNMGDVFMVKYLGVDPKTRKEKVSRKALLPRPPREERPIEKKDTPQG; encoded by the coding sequence ATGATTCCACAATTATTTGTAGAAAGCATCGATTTAGGTGATGGCAGAAGCATCACAATCGAGACAGGACGTTTAGCTAAACAAGCAGACGGTTCTGTAGTAGTAAGAATTGGAAAAACTGTTATTTTAGGTACAGTTGTTTCCGCAAGAAAAGCAAGTCCAGGTATCGATTTTTTACCGTTAACGGTAGATTATCGTGAAAAATTTGCTGCAGCTGGTCGTTTTCCAGGTGGTTTCTTTAAAAGAGAAGCACGTCCAAGCGATAGCGAAGTATTAACCATGAGATTAGTTGACCGTGTTTTACGTCCACTTTTCCCAAGTGATTACCACGCAGAAGTTCAAGTTATGATTCAGTTAATGTCACATGATGAGGACGTTATGCCAGATGCATTAGCAGGTTTAGCAGCTTCGGCAGCGCTTGCTTTGTCTGACATTCCATTTGAAACTTTAATTTCAGAAGCAAGAGTTGGAAGAATTGATGGCAAATTCATCATTAATCCTTCGCGTGCACAATTAGAATTATCTGATATAGATATGATGATTGGAGCTTCAAGAGATTCTATTGCAATGGTAGAAGGCGAAATGAAAGAAATTTCAGAAAAAGAAATGGTAGAAGCAATTAAATTTGCTCATGAACATATTAAAGTACAAATCGACGCTCAAGAAAGATTGGCAGCTGCATTTGGAAAAAAAGAAGTTCGTACTTACGAAACTGAAAAATCAGATGATGCTATTTACGCTAAAGTAAGAGAAGCAGCTTATGATAAAATATACGCAATTGCAAGCAAAGGTTCGGCTAAACACGAACGTTCGGCTGCATTTGATGCTGTAAAAGAAGAAGTAAAAGCATTATTTACTGAGGAAGAATTAACTGAAAACGGAGATTTAGTATCTAAATACTTCTATAAAGTTAATAAAGAAGCCGTTCGTAATGTAACCTTAGATTTAGGAACGCGTTTAGACGGAAGAAAAACTACTGAAATCAGACCAATTTGGTGTGAAGTAGATTATTTACCATCAGTTCACGGTTCTGCATTATTTACACGTGGAGAAACTCAGGCTTTGGCAACTGCAACTTTAGGAACATCTAGAGAAGCTAACCAAATTGATTCACCATCAGAACAAGGAGAAGAAAAATTCTATTTACATTATAATTTTCCACCATTTTCAACAGGAGAAGCTCGTCCGTTAAGAGGAACTTCAAGAAGAGAAGTTGGTCACGGAAACTTGGCGCAACGTGCCTTAAAAAACATGATTCCTGCTGAAAATCCGTATACTATCAGAATTGTTTCTGAAGTATTAGAATCTAACGGTTCGTCTTCAATGGCAACTGTTTGTGCTGGAACATTAGCTTTAATGGATGCTGGAGTTCAAATGATTCGTCCAGTTTCTGGAATTGCAATGGGACTAATTACTGATGGAGAACGTTTTGCGGTTTTATCTGATATTTTAGGTGATGAAGATCATTTAGGAGATATGGACTTCAAAGTAACTGGAACTTCAGAAGGAATTACAGCTTGTCAAATGGACATTAAAATTGACGGATTGAAATATGAAATCATGGAGCAAGCATTAGCTCAAGCTCGTGATGGACGTTTACATATCTTAGGAAAATTAACTGAAACATTAGCAAAACCAAATGCAGATGTGAAAGTTCATGCTCCAAAAATCATCATGAGAACTATTCCTGGCGCTTTCATTGGAGCCTTAATTGGTCCTGGTGGAAAAGTAATTCAAGAGTTACAAAAAGCTACGGGTACTACCATTGTAATTAATGAAGTAGATGAGCAAGGTGTAGTTGAAATTTTAGGAACTGATCCAGACGGAATTGCAACAGTATTGGCAAAAATTGATTCTATCATCTTTAAACCAGTAATGGGAGAAGCTTATGAAGTAAAAGTAATTAAAATGCTAGATTTTGGAGCAGTTGTAGAATATACACAAGCACCAGGAAATGAGGTTTTATTACACGTATCTGAATTAGCTTGGGAAAGAACAGAAAATGTTACAGATGTCGTAAATATGGGAGATGTATTTATGGTAAAATATTTAGGAGTGGATCCTAAAACTAGAAAAGAAAAGGTTTCTAGAAAAGCACTTTTACCAAGACCTCCAAGAGAAGAAAGACCAATTGAAAAAAAGGATACACCTCAAGGATAA
- the rpsO gene encoding 30S ribosomal protein S15, translating into MYLTKETKAEIFAKHGGKAENTGSAEGQIALFTFRISHLTEHLKKNRHDFNTERSLVLLVGKRRSLLDYLKKKDINRYREIIKELGIRK; encoded by the coding sequence ATGTACTTGACAAAAGAAACAAAAGCTGAAATTTTCGCAAAACACGGAGGTAAAGCTGAAAACACTGGATCTGCTGAAGGGCAAATCGCATTATTTACATTTAGAATTTCGCACTTAACTGAGCATTTGAAAAAAAATCGTCATGATTTTAACACAGAGCGTTCGTTAGTACTTTTAGTAGGAAAAAGAAGAAGTCTTCTTGACTATTTAAAGAAAAAAGATATCAACAGATATCGTGAGATTATTAAAGAATTAGGAATTAGAAAATAA
- a CDS encoding GAF domain-containing protein translates to MSFENLKPLVTAIVAKENTSRDEKLLAICQLLADAVEYYNWVGYYFANHEAKTLHLGPYVGAETDHTIIPFGKGICGQVAVSNSNFVVPDVAAQDNYIACSFTVKSEIVVPLFVNGINIGQIDIDSHVLDPFTEADERFLEFVNQEVGRLFL, encoded by the coding sequence ATGTCTTTTGAAAATTTAAAACCATTAGTTACTGCAATAGTTGCCAAAGAAAATACCTCTAGAGATGAAAAACTTCTAGCCATTTGCCAATTATTAGCAGATGCTGTAGAATATTACAATTGGGTGGGTTATTATTTTGCCAATCACGAGGCGAAAACGTTACATTTAGGACCTTATGTTGGTGCAGAAACCGACCACACTATAATTCCTTTTGGAAAAGGAATTTGTGGGCAAGTCGCTGTATCAAATAGCAATTTTGTAGTTCCTGATGTTGCAGCACAAGATAACTATATCGCTTGTAGTTTTACGGTAAAATCTGAAATTGTGGTTCCTTTATTTGTAAATGGAATAAACATAGGACAAATCGATATTGATTCGCATGTATTAGATCCATTTACTGAAGCAGATGAGCGTTTTCTAGAATTTGTAAATCAAGAAGTTGGAAGATTATTCTTGTAA
- the xrtF gene encoding exosortase family protein XrtF, with translation MKNIFLQYKPFFTFLSKFLLFYVVFTFGYKMYLDQYDIAKNEVDFFTKVVANQTGKLLGFFVENTSISPHNSEPSIKIFYNNLYVARIIEGCNAISVMILFAAFIFAFSTQWKKTGLYIVLGIILIHVLNIIRITLLSFALYSYPEYEEILHGTIFPLFIYGVVFLLWILWVTKFSGYAKKSS, from the coding sequence TTGAAAAACATTTTTTTGCAATACAAACCTTTCTTTACTTTTTTATCAAAGTTTTTACTGTTTTATGTGGTTTTTACTTTTGGATACAAAATGTATTTAGATCAGTATGATATTGCAAAAAACGAAGTGGATTTTTTTACAAAAGTTGTAGCAAATCAAACGGGAAAATTATTAGGTTTTTTTGTTGAAAACACAAGTATTTCACCTCATAATTCGGAGCCTTCTATAAAAATTTTTTACAATAATTTATATGTTGCTCGCATCATTGAGGGTTGTAATGCCATTAGTGTCATGATTTTGTTTGCAGCCTTTATTTTTGCTTTTTCTACCCAATGGAAAAAAACAGGATTGTATATTGTTTTAGGAATTATTCTAATTCATGTTTTAAATATTATTAGAATCACATTATTGTCTTTTGCACTGTATTCTTATCCAGAATATGAAGAAATTTTGCACGGTACTATTTTTCCCTTATTTATTTATGGAGTGGTATTTTTGTTATGGATTTTATGGGTAACTAAATTTTCAGGCTATGCTAAAAAAAGTTCTTAA
- a CDS encoding exosortase F system-associated membrane protein: protein MLKKVLNNKVSILLLILFALGLVLVRAFEDQLFYDPFLQFFKYDYQNKPLPAFDKSKLAVGLLFRYVLNMFFSLGIIYLLFKKSQLLKFSTMLFILLFFALMILFFGTLYFFEQPDYLVLFYLRRFLIQPLFLVLFIPAFYYQQMVR from the coding sequence ATGCTAAAAAAAGTTCTTAACAATAAGGTGAGTATTCTTCTTTTAATTTTATTTGCTTTAGGATTGGTATTGGTTCGAGCATTTGAAGACCAACTTTTTTATGATCCTTTTTTGCAATTTTTCAAATATGATTATCAAAACAAACCATTGCCTGCTTTTGATAAATCTAAATTAGCTGTTGGCCTTTTATTTCGGTATGTATTAAATATGTTTTTTTCACTAGGAATTATCTATTTATTATTTAAAAAAAGCCAGCTACTCAAATTTTCAACAATGTTATTTATCCTTTTATTTTTTGCATTGATGATTTTGTTTTTTGGAACCTTGTATTTTTTTGAACAACCTGATTATTTAGTATTGTTTTATCTGAGACGATTTTTAATCCAACCTTTGTTTTTAGTTCTTTTTATTCCAGCATTTTATTATCAGCAAATGGTTCGTTAA
- a CDS encoding restriction endonuclease — MKVTKYSGELVHYDEQKLINSLRKSGADKAVAETIVKKIESELYEGIASKKIYKLAFQLLKNISNAHAARYNLRTALMGLGPAGFFFEKFIAKLFQEQKFQTKTNISLTGKCISHEIDVVLKKEHTIAMIECKFHSGQDAKTDVKVPMYILSRFNDVKDRKHHLFMPNETISDCIIVTNNRFTTDAIQFGECSGLKMWSWDYPLKKGIKDIIDLYSVYPITCLTTLTQIEKDKLLILDCITVKDLVANSSILNKIELSHNRIKNVLKEANQLLS; from the coding sequence ATGAAAGTCACAAAATATTCTGGTGAATTGGTTCATTACGATGAACAAAAGTTGATTAATTCACTCCGAAAATCTGGAGCAGATAAAGCTGTGGCTGAAACTATTGTAAAAAAAATAGAAAGCGAATTGTATGAAGGAATTGCTTCAAAAAAAATATACAAATTAGCGTTTCAATTACTGAAAAATATATCTAATGCTCACGCAGCTCGTTACAATCTTAGAACTGCACTTATGGGACTTGGACCAGCAGGTTTTTTCTTTGAAAAATTTATCGCCAAACTATTTCAAGAACAAAAATTTCAAACCAAAACGAATATTTCTTTAACTGGGAAATGTATTTCACACGAGATTGATGTTGTGCTCAAAAAGGAACACACTATTGCTATGATTGAATGTAAATTTCATTCGGGTCAAGATGCAAAAACAGATGTAAAAGTTCCAATGTATATTTTGTCAAGATTTAACGATGTAAAAGACAGAAAGCACCATTTGTTTATGCCAAATGAAACTATTTCAGATTGTATAATTGTTACAAATAATCGTTTTACAACTGATGCAATTCAGTTTGGAGAATGTTCGGGGTTGAAAATGTGGAGTTGGGATTATCCTCTTAAAAAAGGAATTAAAGATATTATCGATTTATATTCGGTTTATCCAATTACTTGTTTAACTACATTGACTCAAATTGAAAAAGACAAATTATTGATTTTGGATTGTATAACCGTAAAAGATTTAGTTGCCAATTCGTCGATTTTAAATAAAATTGAACTAAGTCATAATCGGATAAAAAACGTTTTAAAAGAAGCGAATCAATTGTTAAGTTAA
- a CDS encoding MBL fold metallo-hydrolase → MKIHFLGGAGTVTGSKTLIEHNNLRILVDCGMFQGIKALRELNREPLSILPETIDFVLLTHGHLDHCGWLPKLVNEGFEGKIFCTRPTKEISRLILYDSAKIQEEEAKKANEEHFSKHDPAEPLYTESDVDAVIPKFRVVDKDIEVTLDDDVSFKFFYASHILGACSIELTIDGKVLVFSGDIGQDDDVLMFPPQKPQKADYIFLESTYGNRLHPPTNALLELEIIINNTFNKGGTVVIPSFAVERVQTMMYLIWQLKKEERIPNMPYIIDTPMGISVLDVFKNNRTWHKLSFEDCDEMCKVFTLISDYKDSMNAVNDKQPKVVIAASGMITGGRVLSYLERLIDQPETTLTLVGYQAEGTRGRKLLEGAQEIKIYGKYYPVQANILLIESLSAHGDQKDLLNWLSELKTKPKKVFLVHGENEAADELRLKVKEQYGFETQVPFLGQVIEI, encoded by the coding sequence ATGAAAATTCATTTTTTGGGTGGAGCTGGAACTGTAACGGGTTCTAAAACTTTAATAGAGCATAATAATCTTCGAATTTTGGTTGATTGTGGTATGTTTCAAGGTATAAAAGCATTGCGCGAATTAAACCGGGAACCGCTTTCTATTTTGCCTGAAACAATTGATTTTGTATTGCTTACTCACGGACATTTAGATCATTGTGGTTGGTTGCCAAAATTGGTAAATGAAGGTTTTGAAGGAAAAATTTTCTGCACGCGACCAACCAAAGAAATTTCAAGATTAATTTTGTATGATAGTGCGAAAATTCAGGAGGAAGAAGCTAAAAAGGCCAATGAAGAACATTTTTCAAAACACGATCCAGCTGAACCTTTATACACAGAATCTGATGTAGATGCTGTAATTCCAAAGTTTAGAGTAGTTGATAAAGATATAGAGGTAACATTAGATGATGATGTTTCATTCAAATTCTTCTATGCGAGTCATATTTTAGGTGCTTGTTCAATTGAATTAACTATCGATGGGAAAGTTTTGGTTTTTTCGGGAGATATTGGTCAAGATGATGATGTGTTGATGTTTCCACCTCAAAAACCTCAAAAAGCGGATTATATTTTTTTAGAAAGTACCTACGGAAATCGACTTCATCCACCTACCAATGCTTTATTAGAGTTAGAAATCATCATCAATAACACTTTTAATAAAGGCGGAACCGTTGTAATTCCTAGTTTTGCTGTAGAAAGAGTGCAAACTATGATGTATTTGATTTGGCAACTAAAAAAAGAAGAACGCATTCCTAATATGCCTTATATAATTGATACGCCAATGGGAATTAGCGTTTTAGATGTTTTTAAAAACAATCGCACTTGGCATAAACTCTCTTTCGAAGATTGTGATGAAATGTGCAAAGTGTTTACGCTAATCTCTGATTACAAAGACAGTATGAATGCCGTTAATGACAAACAACCAAAAGTAGTCATTGCGGCTAGCGGGATGATTACTGGCGGAAGAGTTTTATCGTATTTAGAGCGATTAATTGATCAACCCGAAACAACTCTAACATTGGTAGGTTATCAAGCAGAAGGAACACGTGGCAGAAAATTATTAGAAGGCGCTCAAGAAATTAAGATTTATGGAAAATATTATCCTGTTCAAGCGAATATTTTATTGATTGAAAGTTTATCCGCACATGGCGACCAAAAAGATTTACTCAATTGGTTATCCGAATTGAAAACAAAACCTAAAAAAGTATTTCTAGTTCATGGTGAAAATGAAGCAGCAGATGAACTTCGATTAAAAGTTAAAGAACAATATGGTTTTGAGACTCAAGTCCCATTTTTAGGGCAAGTCATTGAAATTTAG
- a CDS encoding HYC_CC_PP family protein, with the protein MNFRKHISIVLASLILLANLGLSFAVHYCKDEIASVSFQYQEDEPCVEDVKSCCAKEDSHSSCCSNKLIKVEKKTDDILVKTFQLDLEPAVFSAYWKPNFIAFESVEIPSNEVDFYCDSHAPPLYKLYCQLVFYA; encoded by the coding sequence ATGAATTTCAGAAAACACATAAGTATTGTATTAGCGTCTCTTATTTTGCTTGCCAATTTAGGATTGAGTTTTGCTGTGCATTATTGTAAAGATGAAATTGCATCGGTTTCTTTTCAATATCAAGAAGACGAGCCTTGTGTTGAAGATGTGAAATCTTGTTGTGCAAAAGAAGATTCTCATAGTTCTTGTTGTTCAAACAAACTAATCAAAGTTGAAAAAAAGACCGATGATATATTGGTTAAAACCTTTCAGTTAGATCTTGAACCAGCTGTTTTTAGCGCCTATTGGAAACCAAATTTTATCGCATTTGAATCAGTTGAAATACCTTCTAACGAAGTGGATTTTTACTGCGATTCTCATGCGCCACCACTCTACAAACTCTACTGTCAATTGGTTTTTTACGCATAA
- a CDS encoding TonB-dependent receptor — MFKNIAFLLFFISNLIYSQETVKGIVTDENNQPLFGANVFWLNSSLGTITDENGKFSLKKSTETTFLVVSYIGFETQKIEVTTNSIAVILRETTTLKDVTVTKTKKSTEQSLYKVTNVQIMGQKELLKAACCNLSESFSTNPSIDVNFSDAVTGNRQIKMLGLTSPYILIAEENIPSVRGASQAYGLSFVPGTWVESIQITKGAGSVINGYESISGQINYEVLKPVNDIPFFLNAYASQDERYEINTHFNNKFSDKLSSTLFLHGNTRVGKNDMNDDGFLDGPIGKQVNILNRWQYNDAEKGIVSFLNVRYMNDEKQAGEMDFNPDTDKLTTNAWGSEINTEKIEISNKTGYVFPEMPYQSFGFQNSFQSHKQDSYFGLNQYDIHQKSFYSNLLFNSIISNTKNKFTTGINFTYDDYNEFVDVDFSRDFSRIDNSVGAFFEYTYDNTDNFSLVAGARVDNHNRLGTFVTPRLHIRYNPWKEAVVRASAGRGKRAANIFAENQQLFASNRIFSILNNDGKLYGLNPEIAWNYGLSFIQKFKVAGKDAEVILDYYRTDFQNQAVVDVDASPQQVLFYNLEGKSFANSFQAEFNIELIRHLNFKTSYKYYDVQTQFQTGQLQRALQAKHRFFANVAYETHIKDKGQQWKFDATYNWLGEQRLPNTSSNPVAYQLGDYAPAFAVVNAQVTRTFSSTFEVYVGGENIGNFKQNNGIVQNENPFGTYFDSSMIYGPTFGAMYYAGLRFKIK; from the coding sequence ATGTTTAAAAATATAGCGTTTTTGCTATTCTTTATTTCTAATTTAATTTATTCTCAAGAAACTGTAAAAGGAATAGTTACAGACGAAAATAATCAACCATTATTTGGAGCCAATGTGTTTTGGCTGAACTCGTCATTAGGAACAATAACTGATGAAAATGGTAAATTTTCATTAAAAAAATCAACAGAAACAACTTTTTTGGTAGTGAGTTACATTGGGTTTGAAACCCAAAAAATTGAAGTCACTACAAATTCAATTGCTGTCATTTTAAGGGAAACTACAACATTAAAAGATGTTACGGTTACTAAAACCAAAAAAAGCACAGAACAATCACTTTATAAAGTAACGAATGTCCAGATAATGGGACAAAAAGAGTTGTTAAAAGCAGCTTGTTGTAATTTGTCAGAAAGTTTTAGTACGAACCCATCTATCGATGTGAATTTTTCGGATGCCGTAACAGGAAATCGTCAAATTAAAATGTTGGGTTTAACAAGTCCTTATATTTTAATTGCTGAAGAAAATATTCCTTCGGTTCGTGGCGCTTCGCAAGCTTACGGATTATCTTTTGTGCCCGGAACTTGGGTAGAAAGTATCCAAATTACTAAAGGAGCAGGAAGCGTAATTAATGGTTATGAAAGTATTTCGGGTCAAATTAATTATGAGGTTTTAAAACCAGTGAATGATATTCCGTTTTTTTTAAATGCGTATGCTTCACAAGATGAACGCTATGAAATTAATACGCATTTCAACAACAAATTTTCTGATAAATTGAGTTCGACTTTATTTTTACATGGCAACACGCGTGTAGGAAAAAATGACATGAACGATGATGGATTTTTAGATGGCCCAATTGGCAAACAAGTCAATATTTTAAATCGTTGGCAATATAACGATGCAGAAAAGGGTATTGTGAGTTTTTTAAATGTTCGTTATATGAATGATGAAAAACAAGCGGGAGAAATGGATTTCAATCCAGATACTGATAAGTTAACAACAAATGCTTGGGGAAGCGAAATTAATACTGAAAAAATAGAAATTTCAAACAAAACAGGTTACGTTTTTCCAGAAATGCCTTATCAAAGTTTTGGATTTCAAAATTCGTTTCAATCGCACAAACAAGATTCGTATTTTGGTTTAAATCAGTATGATATTCATCAGAAAAGTTTTTATTCGAATTTGTTGTTTAATTCGATTATATCAAATACAAAAAATAAATTCACAACAGGTATAAATTTCACTTACGATGATTATAATGAATTCGTTGATGTGGATTTTTCTCGAGATTTTTCAAGAATTGATAATTCGGTAGGTGCTTTTTTTGAATACACCTATGACAACACCGATAATTTCAGTTTAGTTGCCGGAGCACGAGTTGATAATCACAATCGTTTAGGAACTTTTGTTACACCAAGATTACACATTCGTTACAATCCTTGGAAAGAAGCAGTAGTTAGAGCTTCAGCTGGTAGAGGAAAACGTGCAGCGAATATTTTTGCCGAAAACCAACAATTGTTTGCTTCAAATAGAATTTTCTCCATTTTAAATAACGATGGAAAACTATATGGTTTAAATCCAGAAATTGCATGGAATTATGGTTTGAGTTTTATCCAAAAATTCAAAGTAGCAGGAAAAGATGCTGAAGTAATTTTAGATTATTACCGCACTGATTTTCAAAATCAAGCAGTAGTTGATGTTGATGCTTCTCCACAACAAGTTTTGTTTTACAATTTAGAAGGGAAAAGTTTTGCCAATTCATTTCAAGCCGAATTTAATATCGAATTAATTCGTCACCTAAATTTTAAAACATCTTATAAATATTACGATGTACAAACCCAGTTTCAAACCGGTCAATTACAAAGAGCATTGCAAGCAAAGCATCGTTTTTTTGCAAATGTAGCTTATGAAACACATATCAAAGACAAAGGACAACAGTGGAAGTTTGATGCTACCTACAATTGGTTAGGTGAGCAACGTTTACCTAATACATCCTCAAATCCTGTGGCATATCAATTAGGAGATTATGCACCAGCTTTTGCAGTGGTAAATGCACAAGTTACCAGAACATTTTCAAGTACATTTGAAGTATATGTTGGAGGTGAAAACATTGGTAATTTCAAACAAAATAATGGAATTGTTCAAAATGAGAACCCTTTTGGTACTTATTTTGATAGTAGTATGATTTATGGACCAACTTTTGGCGCTATGTATTATGCGGGATTACGATTTAAAATTAAGTAG
- a CDS encoding heavy-metal-associated domain-containing protein — MKKFILIMLVSLIGISVQAQEKKSKNKKVEFKVAGNCEMCEKRVEKAAFSVKGVKSAEWHADHGDIHLIIDETKCSAEDVAKAIAAVGHDTQFAKAKDEDYDKLHSCCNYERMK, encoded by the coding sequence ATGAAAAAATTTATTTTAATTATGCTGGTTTCATTAATTGGAATATCAGTTCAAGCACAGGAAAAGAAAAGCAAAAACAAAAAAGTAGAATTTAAAGTAGCAGGGAATTGCGAAATGTGCGAAAAGCGTGTTGAAAAAGCTGCTTTTTCTGTAAAAGGAGTAAAAAGTGCTGAATGGCATGCTGATCATGGCGATATCCATTTGATTATTGATGAAACAAAATGTTCTGCCGAAGATGTGGCAAAGGCAATTGCTGCTGTAGGTCACGATACACAATTTGCAAAAGCAAAAGACGAGGATTACGACAAGTTACATAGTTGTTGTAATTATGAACGAATGAAATAG